One Hippoglossus hippoglossus isolate fHipHip1 chromosome 13, fHipHip1.pri, whole genome shotgun sequence genomic window carries:
- the hif1al gene encoding hypoxia inducible factor 1 subunit alpha, like isoform X1, whose protein sequence is METKEERVTVKSMTSDLCPSGSKMEEGSTEQRKLRSRDAARCRRSQETEVFYDLARTLPLPRKVSTHLDKAAIMRVALSFLRMHHLLRPGENQKEESEEEESDDREEDEEEEEEEDPIDAFYPQTLAGFIMVMTEEGDMIYLTENVSKHIGITQLELLGQSVYDLVHPCDQEELRDLLGLRPGSSKKEQKHHNERNFFLRMKSTLTSRGRTVNIKSATWKVLHCTGHMGPHGGGSTSPPAARVMTLLCEPIPHPSSVEFPLDTCTFLTRHSMDLRFTHCEGRVTDLVGYKPEDLIGRSAYAFHHALDSDHVTKSLHTLLLKGQVSTSHYRFLANSGGFVWAETQATVLYSSKTSQPEAVVCLNFILSSVEQPDVVFSSEQTRCGLQPKAEPDSPPLTPEDCGTPDICDTDVQNPTNCSQTEDTGSNPSSTTELFFKPQEKPEQPFQTADDDTDAVAPLTGGFVELSFVSPLSPDLLPDHPQDLCTPQLRQLLTPIFNPITPPSSPDPDVCPSEDDVMDASEVQRFFAIWPDNGQKKEKTVENMEGMDLDMLAPYISMDDDFQLSVSSGLSEEDDKPPSEPSAVTPPLSRKRAHNRDQELPSQLRIQDKRQKQTPPTTEEELFLSHRLLDCLEEPDQSDLDLGPGGRSQLLTDRDPVLGGVQGLCETAALMRDIFEPRPPDLPPPLSPLT, encoded by the exons GGGCAGCACGGAGCAAAGGAAGCTGCGCTCCCGTGATGCAGCCAGATGTCGACGCAGTCAGGAGACCGAGGTGTTTTATGACCTCGCCCGCACTCTGCCGCTCCCCCGCAAGGTGTCCACCCACCTGGACAAGGCTGCCATCATGAGGGTCGCCCTCAGCTTCCTGCGCATGCACCACCTCCTGCGACCCG GTGAGAATCAGAAAGAGGAGtctgaagaggaagagagcgacgacagggaggaagacgaggaagaggaggaagaggaggatccAATCGACGCTTTCTATCCTCAGACGTTGGCTGGTTTCATCATGGTGATGACGGAGGAAGGGGACATGATCTACCTGACGGAAAACGTCAGCAAACACATCGGCATCACACAG ctggagctgctgggtCAGAGTGTTTATGACTTAGTTCATCCGTGTGACCAGGAGGAGCTCAGGGATCTGCTGGGTCTACGTCCAG GTTCGAGtaagaaagaacagaaacatcACAACGAGAGAAACTTCTTCCTGCGAATGAAAAGCacactgaccagcagggggcgcacAGTCAACATCAAGTCTGCGACATGGAAG GTTCTTCACTGCACAGGTCACATGGGTCCACATGGTGGCGGCTCCACGTCGCCCCCTGCAGCCAGAGTGATGACCCTGCTGTGTGAGCCCATCCCTCACCCGTCCAGCGTGGAGTTCCCTCTGGACACGTGCACCTTCCTCACCCGCCACAGCATGGACCTGCGCTTCACACACTGCGAGGGCAG ggTTACAGACTTGGTGGGATACAAACCTGAAGATCTGATTGGCCGCTCGGCCTACGCGTTCCATCACGCGCTCGACTCCGATCACGTGACCAAAAGCCTGCacacat TGTTGCTCAAAGGTCAGGTCAGCACCAGTCACTACCGCTTCCTGGCAAACAGCGGCGGCTTCGTCTGGGCCGAGACTCAGGCGACTGTTCTCTACAGCAGCAAGACGTCGCAGCCAGAGGCCGTCGTCTGCCTCAACTTCATACTCAG TTCTGTGGAGCAGCCCGACGTCGTCTTCTCCTCTGAGCAGACCCGTTGTGGTCTCCAGCCCAAAGCGGAACCCGACTCACCGCCGCTCACACCAGAGGATTGTGGGACGCCTGACATCTGTGACACTGACGTTCAAAATCCAACCAACTGCAGTCAGACTGAGGACACAGGTTCGAATCCCAGCAGCACTACAGAGCTGTTCTTCAAACCGCAGGAGAAGCCGGAGCAGCCATTCCAGACGGCTGATGACGACACAGACGCCGTCGCACCACTGACGGGAG GTTTTGTGGAGCTGTCGTTCGTCAGTCCGCTCAGCCCGGACCTGCTGCCCGACCACCCTCAGGATCTGTGCACGCCACAGCTGCGACAGCTCCTCACACCCATCTTCAACCCCATCACACCACCCTCGTCACCTGACCCTGATGTG TGTCCCAGTGAGGACGACGTGATGGACGCGAGCGAGGTGCAGAGGTTCTTTGCCATTTGGCCAGACAATggtcaaaagaaagaaaagacagtgGAG AACATGGAGGGGATGGATCTGGACATGTTGGCTCCGTACATCTCGATGGACGACGACTTCCAGCTGAGCGTCTCCAGTGGTTTGTCTGAGGAAGACGACAAACCTCCGTCCGAACCTTCAGCTGTGACTCCTCCACTCAGCAGGAAACG GGCCCATAACCGAGACCAGGAGCTTCCGTCTCAGCTGAGGATTCAGgacaagagacagaaacaaactcCTCCGACAACAGAAGAGGAACTTTTCCTCAGTCACAGATTACTG GACTGTCTGGAGGAACCCGACCAATCAGATCTAGACCTGGGCCCAGGAGGGCGGAGTCAGCTGCTCACAGACAGAGACCCCGTTTTAGGAGGCGTTCAGGGGCTTTGTGAAACCgcag ctCTGATGAGGGACATATTCGAACCTCGCCCTCCGGACCTGCCGCCACCTCTGTCGCCCTTGACTTGA
- the hif1al gene encoding hypoxia inducible factor 1 subunit alpha, like isoform X2 — protein METKEERVTVKRGSTEQRKLRSRDAARCRRSQETEVFYDLARTLPLPRKVSTHLDKAAIMRVALSFLRMHHLLRPGENQKEESEEEESDDREEDEEEEEEEDPIDAFYPQTLAGFIMVMTEEGDMIYLTENVSKHIGITQLELLGQSVYDLVHPCDQEELRDLLGLRPGSSKKEQKHHNERNFFLRMKSTLTSRGRTVNIKSATWKVLHCTGHMGPHGGGSTSPPAARVMTLLCEPIPHPSSVEFPLDTCTFLTRHSMDLRFTHCEGRVTDLVGYKPEDLIGRSAYAFHHALDSDHVTKSLHTLLLKGQVSTSHYRFLANSGGFVWAETQATVLYSSKTSQPEAVVCLNFILSSVEQPDVVFSSEQTRCGLQPKAEPDSPPLTPEDCGTPDICDTDVQNPTNCSQTEDTGSNPSSTTELFFKPQEKPEQPFQTADDDTDAVAPLTGGFVELSFVSPLSPDLLPDHPQDLCTPQLRQLLTPIFNPITPPSSPDPDVCPSEDDVMDASEVQRFFAIWPDNGQKKEKTVENMEGMDLDMLAPYISMDDDFQLSVSSGLSEEDDKPPSEPSAVTPPLSRKRAHNRDQELPSQLRIQDKRQKQTPPTTEEELFLSHRLLDCLEEPDQSDLDLGPGGRSQLLTDRDPVLGGVQGLCETAALMRDIFEPRPPDLPPPLSPLT, from the exons GGGCAGCACGGAGCAAAGGAAGCTGCGCTCCCGTGATGCAGCCAGATGTCGACGCAGTCAGGAGACCGAGGTGTTTTATGACCTCGCCCGCACTCTGCCGCTCCCCCGCAAGGTGTCCACCCACCTGGACAAGGCTGCCATCATGAGGGTCGCCCTCAGCTTCCTGCGCATGCACCACCTCCTGCGACCCG GTGAGAATCAGAAAGAGGAGtctgaagaggaagagagcgacgacagggaggaagacgaggaagaggaggaagaggaggatccAATCGACGCTTTCTATCCTCAGACGTTGGCTGGTTTCATCATGGTGATGACGGAGGAAGGGGACATGATCTACCTGACGGAAAACGTCAGCAAACACATCGGCATCACACAG ctggagctgctgggtCAGAGTGTTTATGACTTAGTTCATCCGTGTGACCAGGAGGAGCTCAGGGATCTGCTGGGTCTACGTCCAG GTTCGAGtaagaaagaacagaaacatcACAACGAGAGAAACTTCTTCCTGCGAATGAAAAGCacactgaccagcagggggcgcacAGTCAACATCAAGTCTGCGACATGGAAG GTTCTTCACTGCACAGGTCACATGGGTCCACATGGTGGCGGCTCCACGTCGCCCCCTGCAGCCAGAGTGATGACCCTGCTGTGTGAGCCCATCCCTCACCCGTCCAGCGTGGAGTTCCCTCTGGACACGTGCACCTTCCTCACCCGCCACAGCATGGACCTGCGCTTCACACACTGCGAGGGCAG ggTTACAGACTTGGTGGGATACAAACCTGAAGATCTGATTGGCCGCTCGGCCTACGCGTTCCATCACGCGCTCGACTCCGATCACGTGACCAAAAGCCTGCacacat TGTTGCTCAAAGGTCAGGTCAGCACCAGTCACTACCGCTTCCTGGCAAACAGCGGCGGCTTCGTCTGGGCCGAGACTCAGGCGACTGTTCTCTACAGCAGCAAGACGTCGCAGCCAGAGGCCGTCGTCTGCCTCAACTTCATACTCAG TTCTGTGGAGCAGCCCGACGTCGTCTTCTCCTCTGAGCAGACCCGTTGTGGTCTCCAGCCCAAAGCGGAACCCGACTCACCGCCGCTCACACCAGAGGATTGTGGGACGCCTGACATCTGTGACACTGACGTTCAAAATCCAACCAACTGCAGTCAGACTGAGGACACAGGTTCGAATCCCAGCAGCACTACAGAGCTGTTCTTCAAACCGCAGGAGAAGCCGGAGCAGCCATTCCAGACGGCTGATGACGACACAGACGCCGTCGCACCACTGACGGGAG GTTTTGTGGAGCTGTCGTTCGTCAGTCCGCTCAGCCCGGACCTGCTGCCCGACCACCCTCAGGATCTGTGCACGCCACAGCTGCGACAGCTCCTCACACCCATCTTCAACCCCATCACACCACCCTCGTCACCTGACCCTGATGTG TGTCCCAGTGAGGACGACGTGATGGACGCGAGCGAGGTGCAGAGGTTCTTTGCCATTTGGCCAGACAATggtcaaaagaaagaaaagacagtgGAG AACATGGAGGGGATGGATCTGGACATGTTGGCTCCGTACATCTCGATGGACGACGACTTCCAGCTGAGCGTCTCCAGTGGTTTGTCTGAGGAAGACGACAAACCTCCGTCCGAACCTTCAGCTGTGACTCCTCCACTCAGCAGGAAACG GGCCCATAACCGAGACCAGGAGCTTCCGTCTCAGCTGAGGATTCAGgacaagagacagaaacaaactcCTCCGACAACAGAAGAGGAACTTTTCCTCAGTCACAGATTACTG GACTGTCTGGAGGAACCCGACCAATCAGATCTAGACCTGGGCCCAGGAGGGCGGAGTCAGCTGCTCACAGACAGAGACCCCGTTTTAGGAGGCGTTCAGGGGCTTTGTGAAACCgcag ctCTGATGAGGGACATATTCGAACCTCGCCCTCCGGACCTGCCGCCACCTCTGTCGCCCTTGACTTGA
- the zgc:152863 gene encoding sushi domain-containing protein 4 isoform X2, which produces MSQELQRKRFHLLLSSREQLITVREQENQPEDNRTREEHQNQRTSSEPGNRIRFVFTSRSFSASTRLRSSSRRLVPGVRKSGLMSASVLRPCLCGRVSLVCGLLLLLLASSPLLAAGRLSNCTHPLVPEHGGFRCDPSPCRGFPQKSSIHFFCEPGYHLTKTRVSRCRQGRWQPPVPACIPIKDSPHMNPDDASNDSMPSMATTAVGVSIFLLTTTACLVVKSRLYPCQSHSRRSSDQLDLMVDGLPVSLPSYEEAVYGSWGQRLPACSAPGPTQLLLAQEAPGHPQSDGSHRPLLSSHSPDNPPPPYEAVQSLCPAGRMSEGEGLQLHVPLSDDKDT; this is translated from the exons ATGAGTCAGGAGCTTCAGAGAAAAAGGTTCCACTTGTTGCTGAGCAGCAGAGAACAGCTGATCACTGTCAGAGAACAAGAGAACCAACCAGAGGACAACAGAACCAGAGAAG AACATCAGAACCAGAGAACCTCCTCAGAACCGGGGAACAGAATCAGATTCGTCTTCACATCCCGGAGTTTTTCCGCATCGACTCGTCTCCggagcagcagccgccgccTGGTTCCCGGTGTCAG gAAGTCTGGTTTGATGTCGGCGTCAGTTCTGCGTCCATGTCTGTGTGGACGTGTCAGTCTGGTCTGtggactcctcctcctcctcttggcCTCGTCACCGCTCCTCGCTGCAG gcagacTGAGTAACTGCACCCACCCGCTGGTGCCTGAACATGGAGGTTTCCGCTGCGACCCGTCTCCGTGCCGAGGTTTCCCTCAGAAGAGCTCCATCCATTTCTTCTGTGAGCCCGGCTACCACCTCACCAAGACCCGCGTCTCCAGGTGTCGCCAGGGGAGGTGGCAGCCTCCGGTACCTGCCTGCATCCCCATTAAGG atAGTCCTCACATGAACCCTGATGACGCATCCAACGACTCGATGCCCAGCATGGCCACGACGGCGGTGGGCGTGTCCATCTTCCTGCTCACCACGACGGCCTGCCTGGTCGTCAAGTCCCGGCTCTACCCCTGTCAGTCTCACAG CCGTCGTTCCTCGGACCAGCTGGACCTGATGGTGGACGGActtcctgtctccctcccctcctACGAGGAGGCGGTGTACGGAAGCTGGGGCCAGCGCCTCCCCGCCTGCTCCGCACCTGGACCCACCCAGCTCCTATTGGCCCAGGAGGCTCCGGGCCACCCCCAGTCGGACGGCAGTCACCGCCCCCTGCTCTCCTCCCACAGCCCCgacaaccccccacccccttacGAAGCGGTCCAATCACTATGTCCCGCAGGCAGGATGAGTGAGGGGGAGGGTCTGCAGCTTCATGTCCCTCTGTCAGATGACAAGGACACTTGA
- the zgc:152863 gene encoding sushi domain-containing protein 4 isoform X1, whose protein sequence is MTEVGGACWSSVANQNPGCLSLTQLIDESGASEKKVPLVAEQQRTADHCQRTREPTRGQQNQRRSEPENLLRAREHQNQRTSSEPGNRIRFVFTSRSFSASTRLRSSSRRLVPGVRKSGLMSASVLRPCLCGRVSLVCGLLLLLLASSPLLAAGRLSNCTHPLVPEHGGFRCDPSPCRGFPQKSSIHFFCEPGYHLTKTRVSRCRQGRWQPPVPACIPIKDSPHMNPDDASNDSMPSMATTAVGVSIFLLTTTACLVVKSRLYPCQSHSRRSSDQLDLMVDGLPVSLPSYEEAVYGSWGQRLPACSAPGPTQLLLAQEAPGHPQSDGSHRPLLSSHSPDNPPPPYEAVQSLCPAGRMSEGEGLQLHVPLSDDKDT, encoded by the exons atgacggAGGTGGGCGGAGCTTGTTGGTCCTCAGTGGCCAATCAGAATCCAgggtgtctctctctgacacagcTGATCGATGAGTCAGGAGCTTCAGAGAAAAAGGTTCCACTTGTTGCTGAGCAGCAGAGAACAGCTGATCACTGTCAGAGAACAAGAGAACCAACCAGAGGACAACAGAACCAGAGAAGATCTGAACCAGAGAACCTCCTCAGAGCCAGAGAACATCAGAACCAGAGAACCTCCTCAGAACCGGGGAACAGAATCAGATTCGTCTTCACATCCCGGAGTTTTTCCGCATCGACTCGTCTCCggagcagcagccgccgccTGGTTCCCGGTGTCAG gAAGTCTGGTTTGATGTCGGCGTCAGTTCTGCGTCCATGTCTGTGTGGACGTGTCAGTCTGGTCTGtggactcctcctcctcctcttggcCTCGTCACCGCTCCTCGCTGCAG gcagacTGAGTAACTGCACCCACCCGCTGGTGCCTGAACATGGAGGTTTCCGCTGCGACCCGTCTCCGTGCCGAGGTTTCCCTCAGAAGAGCTCCATCCATTTCTTCTGTGAGCCCGGCTACCACCTCACCAAGACCCGCGTCTCCAGGTGTCGCCAGGGGAGGTGGCAGCCTCCGGTACCTGCCTGCATCCCCATTAAGG atAGTCCTCACATGAACCCTGATGACGCATCCAACGACTCGATGCCCAGCATGGCCACGACGGCGGTGGGCGTGTCCATCTTCCTGCTCACCACGACGGCCTGCCTGGTCGTCAAGTCCCGGCTCTACCCCTGTCAGTCTCACAG CCGTCGTTCCTCGGACCAGCTGGACCTGATGGTGGACGGActtcctgtctccctcccctcctACGAGGAGGCGGTGTACGGAAGCTGGGGCCAGCGCCTCCCCGCCTGCTCCGCACCTGGACCCACCCAGCTCCTATTGGCCCAGGAGGCTCCGGGCCACCCCCAGTCGGACGGCAGTCACCGCCCCCTGCTCTCCTCCCACAGCCCCgacaaccccccacccccttacGAAGCGGTCCAATCACTATGTCCCGCAGGCAGGATGAGTGAGGGGGAGGGTCTGCAGCTTCATGTCCCTCTGTCAGATGACAAGGACACTTGA